One Carcharodon carcharias isolate sCarCar2 chromosome 24 unlocalized genomic scaffold, sCarCar2.pri SUPER_24_unloc_1, whole genome shotgun sequence DNA window includes the following coding sequences:
- the LOC121273484 gene encoding oocyte zinc finger protein XlCOF19-like → MEPERERAKEEEEDEDEEEEGVPELGTGGDDGEAGVGVPFGLAAPPCHCAVCEKGFSCRSHLERHLRVHTGERPFECGICGNRFNRASNLRRHQQHRAAAGGQGPLECPVCHRLFCVTGDLVRHRRAHAGERPFECGVCGKRFCRLAVLEIHQRYHTGERPYQCPLCAKCFYTSSELNRHSRTHTGERPYQCPLCPKRFYTASKLAVHRQIHTGERPFPCPDCPKRFYTAGKLRRHQRTHGSVSQFICGVCGKTFARTSHLTNHQRTHR, encoded by the coding sequence ATGGAGCCAGAGCGGGAGCGGgcgaaggaggaggaggaggacgaggatgaggaggaggagggggtgccGGAGCTGGGGACCGGCGGGGACGACGGcgaagctggggtgggggtgccCTTCGGCTTGGCGGCGCCACCCTGTCATTGTGCCGTGTGCGAGAAGGGCTTCAGCTGCCGCTCCCACCTGGAGCGCCACCTGAGGGTGCACACCGGCGAGCGGCCCTTCGAGTGCGGCATCTGCGGCAATCGCTTCAACCGGGCCAGCAACCTGCGGCGGCACCAGCAGCACCGGGCGGCCGCCGGCGGCCAGGGTCCCCTGGAGTGCCCCGTGTGCCACCGCCTCTTCTGCGTGACGGGCGACCTGGTGAGGCACCGGCGGGCGCACGCGGGCGAGCGGCCGTTCGAGTGCGGGGTCTGCGGCAAGCGCTTCTGCCGGCTCGCGGTGCTGGAGATCCACCAGCGCTACCACACGGGCGAGCGGCCCTACCAGTGCCCGCTCTGCGCCAAGTGCTTCTACACGTCCAGCGAGCTGAACCGCCACTCGCGCACCCACACTGGCGAGCGGCCCTACCAGTGCCCGCTCTGCCCCAAGCGCTTCTACACCGCCAGCAAGCTGGCCGTCCACCGGCAGATCCATACCGGCGAGCGCCCCTTCCCCTGCCCGGACTGCCCCAAGCGCTTCTACACGGCCGGCAAGCTGCGGCGGCACCAGCGCACCCACGGCTCGGTCAGCCAGTTCATCTGCGGGGTCTGCGGCAAGACGTTCGCCCGCACCAGTCACCTCACCAACCACCAGCGCACCCATCGCTga